The DNA sequence GCTCGCCGGTGACCGGATCCTTGCCATCCTTCAACTGCACGCCTTGCGCCAGGAGTTCATCGCGGATGCGGTCGGCCTCGGCCCAGTTCTTGGCAGCGATGAACTGCAGGCGCCTGGCGATGGTTTCCGCAATCGCGGCCTCGTCGACCTTGGCCGCGCCGACGTCGAAACCGAGGAACGCGAGCGAGGTTTTCAAGGAAGCCGCGGCGCCATTCTCGCCAGCGCCGCTGAAGTCGGTTGCCTCACCGGCAAGCTGGGTCAGTTGCTGGAAGGCCGCGTAGGTCGCAAGATCATCCGACAGCGCCTCCACGACTTCCGCCGGCACCTGGCTTCCCGCAGCCGGCGCCAGGTCCGACGCGCGTTTCCATTTGCGTAGCGTGTTCTCCGCCTCCTCAAGCTTGCGCACGGAAAAGTCGATCGGCTCGCGGTAGTGCGTCATCAGCATCGCCAGCCGCAGCACCTCGCCAGGCCATCTGCGGCCGCCGAAGGTCTCGGTCTCGAGCAATTCGTGGATCGAATAGAAATTGCCGAGGCTCTTCGACATTTTCTGGCCCTCGACCTGCAGGAAACCATTGTGCATCCACACATTGGCCATGACATTGGTGCCGTGGGCGCAGCGCGACTGGGCGATCTCGTTCTCATGATGCGGGAAGATCAGATCGAGGCCGCCGCCATGGATGTCGAAGACCTCGCCGAGATAGGCGGCCGACATGGCCGAGCATTCGATATGCCAGCCGGGCCGGCCCCTGCCCCATGGACTTTGCCAGCCGGGCTCTTCCGGCGATGACAGTTTCCACAGCACAAAATCGCCGGGGTTCTTCTTGTGGGCCTCGACGGCGATGCGGGCACCGGCCTGCTGCTCGTCGAGATTGCGCTTCGACAATTGACCATAGTCCGGCATCGAGGCCGTATCGAACAGAACTTCGCCTGCCGCGACATAGGCATGGCCGCGTTCGATCAGGCTTTTAATCAAGGTGATCATATCAGCCTTGCCGTCGGCGCGGGGTTCGACGAATTCGGTGGCGCGCGGTTCGACCGTCGGCTCCAGGCAACCAAGCGTGGCGACATCCCTGTGAAACTGGTCGGCCGTTTTTTCGGTCACCCGTCGGATCGCTTCGTTGAGCGAAAGGGTTCCCGAAGCGATCTCGCCGCCGAAATCGCGCAGCGCCCGCGCGTTGATCTTGTCGTCGACGTCGGTGATGTTGCGCACATAGGTCACGTGCGTCTCGCCGTAGAGGTGGCGCAATAAGCGGAACAGCACGTCGAACACGATCACCGGCCTGGCGTTGCCGATATGGGCGAAGTCGTAAACGGTCGGGCCGCAGACATACATGCGCACGTCAAGCGGATCGATCGGCACGAAGCCTTCTTTCGTGCGCGTCAGCGTGTTGTAGAGGCGCAGGCCCTTTGATGCGTCAGACATTCCATGCTTCCCGTTCAGAACTTCTTGTCTGGATGGAGCCAGCCCAGCGCCGAGGCGCAAATCAGGTTCCAGCCTGCTGGCCGGGGCGTTTGTCCACTCTGGGGAAGATGAGGCGAAAACGTCCGGACCAGCGCGAGGCTAGCCAATAATGCAAATGCCACAAATGGCGAAAGACGTTTTCATCGGCGGCTTTATCGCCCTGACCAGTGTTGCCGTCAAGTCGCGGATCCCGGGAAAAAGGTAGCGAGGGCTGGCAAACGCATCGCCCGGTCACGCGGAATCAGTCAGTGAAACATTTTATTAAACATGTCGGCACAGTCATGAAACATTCGCCGGCTAGATCACCACGCGTCACGATTTGGTCGGAATCAACCAGCAAACGCAGACACGGAAATGTTACCAGGGAAGAGAAACATGCCTCGAAGCAAGCAGGAAGCCAACCGCGCCAAGCAACCGGCGCTGGCCAACCACTATCGCGCAATCGGCCCGGCCGCCATCGTCGCTGCCCTTCTTCACACCGCCAAGAAGAAGAAGCCGGCGCAGAAGATCGTGTCGCCTCGCGCT is a window from the Mesorhizobium australicum WSM2073 genome containing:
- the cysS gene encoding cysteine--tRNA ligase; the protein is MSDASKGLRLYNTLTRTKEGFVPIDPLDVRMYVCGPTVYDFAHIGNARPVIVFDVLFRLLRHLYGETHVTYVRNITDVDDKINARALRDFGGEIASGTLSLNEAIRRVTEKTADQFHRDVATLGCLEPTVEPRATEFVEPRADGKADMITLIKSLIERGHAYVAAGEVLFDTASMPDYGQLSKRNLDEQQAGARIAVEAHKKNPGDFVLWKLSSPEEPGWQSPWGRGRPGWHIECSAMSAAYLGEVFDIHGGGLDLIFPHHENEIAQSRCAHGTNVMANVWMHNGFLQVEGQKMSKSLGNFYSIHELLETETFGGRRWPGEVLRLAMLMTHYREPIDFSVRKLEEAENTLRKWKRASDLAPAAGSQVPAEVVEALSDDLATYAAFQQLTQLAGEATDFSGAGENGAAASLKTSLAFLGFDVGAAKVDEAAIAETIARRLQFIAAKNWAEADRIRDELLAQGVQLKDGKDPVTGERVTTWEVKR